One Acidimicrobiia bacterium DNA window includes the following coding sequences:
- the trpB gene encoding tryptophan synthase subunit beta, whose protein sequence is MGDPGTTGRFGDFGGRYIPETLIPACAELDRAFRSAWVDPLFRAELDGLLTNYAGRPSLLYEAKRLSAAIGCTLLLKREDLNHTGSHKINNVLGQALLAQRMGKPRVIAETGAGQHGVASATAAALMGLECVVYMGEVDMERQALNVFRMRLLGAEVRPALSGSRTLKDAINEAMRDWVASVETSHYLLGSVMGPHPYPWMVRELHRVIGDEAREQCRALLGRDPDVVTACVGGGSNALGLFSGFAELPAVEMVGVEPDGGAAVGRGVPGIVHGSKSYLLQDEYGQVIEAQSISAGLDYPGIGPEHAHLDASGRARYEKVTDAEVLNAFAVLSRTEGIIPALEPAHALAWVLRAKEELAGKVVLLNLSGRGDKDVAQVAEILDRESDG, encoded by the coding sequence ATGGGAGATCCCGGGACCACCGGTCGGTTTGGCGACTTTGGGGGCCGATACATTCCTGAGACGTTGATTCCGGCCTGTGCGGAACTGGATAGAGCGTTCCGGTCGGCCTGGGTGGATCCCCTGTTCCGGGCTGAACTCGATGGCTTGCTCACCAACTATGCCGGGCGCCCGTCCCTGCTCTACGAAGCGAAGCGGCTTTCGGCGGCGATCGGCTGCACGTTGTTGCTCAAGCGTGAGGATCTCAACCACACCGGCTCGCACAAGATCAACAATGTCCTGGGTCAGGCCTTGCTTGCCCAGCGGATGGGTAAGCCGCGAGTGATCGCGGAGACCGGCGCCGGCCAGCACGGCGTGGCGAGTGCCACCGCGGCGGCGCTCATGGGTTTGGAGTGCGTCGTCTACATGGGCGAGGTGGACATGGAGCGCCAGGCGCTCAATGTGTTTCGCATGCGTCTGCTCGGCGCCGAGGTGCGGCCGGCGCTCTCCGGTAGCCGCACGCTGAAGGATGCCATCAACGAAGCCATGCGTGATTGGGTGGCGAGTGTGGAGACGAGTCACTACTTGCTCGGATCGGTGATGGGCCCGCACCCGTATCCGTGGATGGTGCGCGAGTTGCATCGGGTGATCGGCGACGAAGCTCGCGAACAGTGCCGAGCGCTTCTCGGGCGTGATCCGGACGTCGTGACCGCCTGTGTAGGGGGCGGCTCGAATGCCCTCGGACTGTTCTCTGGTTTTGCCGAACTCCCTGCCGTGGAGATGGTGGGGGTAGAGCCCGATGGGGGCGCGGCGGTAGGTCGGGGTGTCCCGGGGATTGTGCACGGCTCGAAGTCCTACCTACTCCAGGATGAGTACGGGCAGGTGATTGAGGCACAGTCGATCTCGGCCGGTCTGGACTACCCCGGCATCGGTCCGGAGCACGCCCACCTCGATGCCAGTGGGCGGGCTCGGTACGAGAAGGTCACGGACGCAGAGGTACTCAACGCCTTTGCGGTGTTGTCTCGCACCGAGGGGATCATCCCTGCCCTCGAGCCTGCTCATGCCCTGGCCTGGGTGCTACGGGCCAAGGAGGAGTTGGCGGGGAAGGTGGTATTGCTCAACCTGTCGGGCCGGGGCGACAAGGACGTGGCCCAAGTGGCGGAGATTTTGGACCGGGAATCCGATGGCTGA
- a CDS encoding phosphoribosylanthranilate isomerase — translation MFVKICGITSEEDALLAVAMGADAVGFNFVPSSSRFLAVGRAADIAKRLPAEILTVGVFRNETRERVVELTNQAGLRAAQLHGYESVEDTRWVRQRLSLVIKAFSGGDPALGRSVAYGADVVMLDSASPGSGQVFDWSLAEGAPSGVRLLLAGGLTPDNVATAIGRVRPWGVDVASGVESAPGVKDPSLMRRFISAATGAEPAAYQSEAPERPFDWMLDD, via the coding sequence GTGTTCGTCAAGATTTGTGGGATCACCAGTGAGGAAGATGCGCTCCTGGCCGTCGCCATGGGAGCCGACGCGGTGGGCTTCAATTTCGTTCCGTCCTCGTCACGCTTTCTGGCCGTGGGCCGGGCTGCCGATATCGCCAAGCGGCTTCCGGCCGAGATCCTCACGGTGGGCGTCTTTCGCAACGAGACCCGTGAGCGCGTGGTGGAACTCACGAACCAGGCGGGCTTGCGGGCTGCCCAACTGCACGGTTACGAGAGTGTGGAGGACACCCGGTGGGTGCGTCAACGCCTGTCGCTGGTGATCAAGGCGTTCTCCGGTGGGGATCCCGCCTTAGGCCGGTCGGTGGCCTACGGAGCCGACGTCGTCATGCTGGACTCCGCCAGTCCGGGTTCCGGGCAGGTATTCGATTGGTCCTTGGCCGAGGGTGCCCCCTCGGGTGTCCGGTTGCTCCTCGCCGGGGGACTCACACCAGACAACGTGGCGACCGCTATCGGGCGAGTGCGCCCGTGGGGAGTGGACGTTGCGTCGGGGGTGGAGTCCGCTCCCGGTGTGAAGGACCCGTCGTTGATGCGTCGCTTTATTAGTGCTGCCACCGGCGCCGAACCCGCCGCCTACCAAAGCGAAGCTCCCGAACGACCCTTCGACTGGATGCTCGACGACTAA
- a CDS encoding indole-3-glycerol-phosphate synthase → MGTYLDRILAGHRAAAAADLRPLEALLDEARQCEPARPFEAALAFTGERQLAVIAEVKRRSPSRGDLAVDLDAAEVALAYDRGGATCLSVLTDTEWFGGSVADLQAARAAVDLPVLRKDFTVAARDVADARLMGADALLLIVAALDDAELADLHGLGQELGLDVLVEVHDEAELERALAVGATMIGVNQRDLVTFAVDTERAVRVARLMPEGIVRVAESGIAGTADAVVLAAAGFHAVLVGESVVTSGDRAGSVTRLRVRRR, encoded by the coding sequence ATGGGCACCTATCTTGATCGCATTCTGGCGGGCCATCGGGCCGCCGCCGCCGCCGACCTGCGGCCCCTCGAAGCGCTTCTGGACGAGGCTCGCCAATGCGAGCCGGCCCGTCCGTTCGAGGCGGCCCTGGCCTTCACGGGGGAACGGCAACTGGCGGTGATCGCCGAGGTAAAGCGACGTTCGCCATCGAGGGGTGATCTGGCCGTAGATCTAGATGCGGCCGAAGTTGCCCTGGCCTACGACCGCGGTGGTGCCACTTGTTTGTCGGTACTCACCGACACGGAGTGGTTCGGGGGGTCGGTGGCCGATCTGCAAGCGGCGAGAGCGGCGGTTGATCTCCCGGTGCTTCGGAAGGATTTCACCGTGGCGGCCCGGGACGTGGCCGACGCCCGACTGATGGGCGCCGATGCCCTGTTGCTGATCGTGGCGGCCCTCGACGACGCCGAGTTGGCTGATCTGCATGGGCTAGGCCAAGAACTGGGTCTGGATGTGCTGGTAGAGGTGCACGACGAGGCGGAACTGGAACGCGCCCTGGCGGTGGGTGCCACCATGATCGGGGTGAATCAACGAGATCTGGTGACCTTCGCCGTGGATACCGAACGCGCCGTCCGCGTGGCTCGCCTGATGCCGGAAGGCATCGTCCGGGTGGCCGAGTCGGGGATCGCCGGTACCGCCGATGCGGTGGTGCTGGCGGCGGCGGGTTTTCACGCCGTGCTGGTGGGCGAGTCGGTGGTGACCAGTGGCGACCGCGCCGGTTCAGTCACCCGCCTGCGGGTTCGCCGTCGCTAA